From Anoplopoma fimbria isolate UVic2021 breed Golden Eagle Sablefish chromosome 11, Afim_UVic_2022, whole genome shotgun sequence, one genomic window encodes:
- the fbxl16 gene encoding F-box/LRR-repeat protein 16: MLNMTTPSELKSPCVTRNGMVKLPPSQPNGLGSASITKGTPAAKNRLCQSSSVPSILPPPPSSLPYHHHHHHLDGPGMLNSAASLLGSDMEPGKPLVGLKPSLRQLTPLSLTKPMLLERQLVLDEKLLNRLLWYFTTSEKCVLAQVCKTWRKVLYQPKFWEGVTPILHAKELYTLLPNGEKEFVSLQAFALRGFQSFCLVGVSDLDICEFIDNYPLSKKGVRSVSLKRSTITDAGLEVMLEQMQGLMHLELSGCNDFTEAGLWSSLNARLTSLSVSDCINVADDAIAAISQLLPNLSELSLQAYHVTDTAMAYFTAKQGYTTHTLRLHSCWEITNHGVVNMVHSLPNLTALSLSGCSKITDDGVELVAENLRKLRVLDLSWCPRITDMALEYIACDLHKLEELVLDRCVRITDTGLGYLSTMSSLRSLYLRWCCQVQDFGLQHLFGMRSLRLLSLAGCPLLTTTGLSGLIQLQELEELELTNCPGATAELFKYYSQHLPHCMVIE; the protein is encoded by the exons ATGTTGAACATGACCACCCCCAGCGAGCTGAAGTCTCCCTGCGTGACTCGCAACGGTATGGTGAAGCTGCCCCCCAGCCAGCCTAACGGTCTAGGCAGTGCGAGCATCACCAAGGGGACACCTGCTGCCAAGAACCGTCTGTGCCAGTCCTCCTCGGTACCCTCAATCCTGCCTCCTCCACCGTCCTCCCTTccctaccaccaccaccaccatcacctgGACGGCCCTGGCATGCTCAACTCAGCAGCCTCTCTCCTGGGCTCTGACATGGAGCCTGGAAAGCCTCTGGTGGGCTTGAAGCCGTCCCTCCGTCAGCTTACCCCTCTTAGTCTGACCAAGCCCATGCTGCTGGAACGCCAGCTTGTCCTGGATGAGAAGCTGCTTAATCGATTGCTCTGGTACTTCACTACATCTGAAAAATGTGTGCTGGCGCAGGTATGCAAGACATGGCGCAAGGTGCTGTACCAGCCCAAGTTTTGGGAGGGCGTGACACCTATCTTGCATGCCAAGGAGCTATATACCCTACTGCCCAATGGGGAGAAGGAGTTTGTCAGTCTGCAGGCCTTCGCCTTGCGTGGCTTCCAGTCTTTCTGCCTAGTGGGCGTCTCAGACCTGGACATTTGTGAGTTTATCGACAACTACCCGCTGTCCAAGAAAGGTGTTCGCTCAGTCAGTCTCAAGAGGTCTACCATCACAGATGCCGGTTTGGAG GTCATGTTGGAGCAAATGCAAGGCCTGATGCACCTTGAACTGTCAGGCTGCAACGACTTCACCGAGGCTGGCCTGTGGTCCAGTCTGAACGCCCGGCTAACGTCCCTCAGCGTCAGTGACTGCATCAATGTGGCGGACGACGCCATCGCTGCTATCTCACAGCTCCTGCCCAACCTATCAGAGTTGAGCCTGCAGGCCTACCACGTCACTGACACGGCCATGGCCTACTTCACAGCCAAACAG GGCTACACCACCCACACCCTGCGACTTCACTCCTGCTGGGAGATCACCAATCACGGTGTGGTCAACATGGTGCACAGCCTTCCCAACCTGACTGCCCTCAGCCTCTCTGGCTGCTCCAAGATCACCGACGACGGTGTGGAGCTGGTTGCTGAGAACCTGCGTAAGCTCCGCGTTCTGGACTTGTCTTGGTGCCCTCGGATCACTGACATGGCCTTGGAGTACATTGCCTGTGACCTTCATAAACTGGAAGAACTGGTGCTGGACAG GTGTGTGCGGATCACAGACACTGGGTTGGGCTACTTGTCCACCATGTCATCATTAAGGAGCCTCTATCTGCGCTGGTGCTGTCag gtgcaAGATTTTGGTCTCCAGCATTTGTTTGGAATGAGGAGTCTTCGTCTACTGTCTCTTGCAG gctgCCCCCTGCTGACCACCACCGGCCTGTCAGGCCTCATCCAgctgcaggagctggaggagctggagctgaCCAATTGCCCCGGAGCCACCGCTGAGCTCTTCAAATATTACTCCCAGCACCTGCCCCACTGCATGGTCATCGAGTAA